The Astatotilapia calliptera chromosome 17, fAstCal1.2, whole genome shotgun sequence genome has a segment encoding these proteins:
- the LOC113008971 gene encoding salivary glue protein Sgs-3-like: TTTTTTATTTTTTPTTTTTTTPTTTTTTTPTTTTTTTPTTTTTTTPTTTTTTTPTTTTATTTTTTPTTTTTTTPTTTTTTATTTTTTPTTTTATTTTTATTPTTTTATTTTTTTTPTTTTATTTTTTPTTTTTTATTTTTTPTTTTTTTPTTTTATTTTTTPTTTTTTPTTTTTTPTTTTTTTTTTTPTTTTTTTPTTTTTTASTTSSAATTATSTATTASTTKSDACSIRLGMIHLLLGLLLFTFH; this comes from the coding sequence actacaactacaaccactgccacaactacaaccaccaccccaactacaactacaaccaccaccccaactacaactacaaccaccaccccaactacaactacaaccaccaccccaactacaactacaaccaccaccccaactacaactacaaccaccaccccaactacaactaccgccacaactacaaccaccaccccaactacaactacaaccaccaccccaactacaactacaaccactgccacaactacaaccaccaccccaactacaaccaccgccacaactacaactacagccaccaccccaactacaaccaccgccacaactacaactacaaccaccaccccaactacaactaccgccacaactacaaccaccaccccaactacaactacaaccaccgccacaactacaaccaccaccccaactacaactacaaccaccaccccaactacaactaccgccacaactacaaccaccaccccaactacaactacaaccactcctacaactacaaccaccaccccaactacaactaccaccacaactacaaccaccaccccaactacaactacaaccactaccccaacaacaactacaaccaccgccTCAACTACAAGCTCTGCAGCTACAACTGCTACATCAACTGCAACAACTGCCTCTACAACCAAAAGTGATGCTTGTTCTATCAGACTGGGAATGATCCATCTGCTGCTTGGACTTCTTCTCTTTACCTTTCATTAA
- the LOC113008970 gene encoding phospholipase A2 inhibitor and Ly6/PLAUR domain-containing protein-like: protein MCVTATILATSSGTPVTQIYKACASSSLCPAVTSQTFSVDLGFQSALASAQCCNTDNCNSATLPNPASQSNNGGVCNFCDPSTGQCSSTLQCQGVENQCFQSTINSGTSTYPGYGCASANLCAAALSLGSLPFMQSVGTVSGVACSAAPTTTAAPTTTT, encoded by the exons ATGTGTGTTACAGCTACCATTCTAG CTACTTCATCTGGAACTCCGGTCACACAAATCTACAAGGCATGTGCATCTTCCTCCCTGTGTCCAGCTGTAACCTCTCAGACATTCTCAGTCGACCTGGGTTTTCAAAGTGCTCTGGCTTCTGCTCAATGCTGCAACACAGATAACTGCAACTCAGCAACTCTACCAA atcCTGCTTCTCAGTCAAATAATGGTGGAGTATGCAACTTTTGTGACCCTTCCACTGGTCAGTGCTCCTCCACATTACAGTGTCAGGGAGTGGAGAACCAATGCTTCCAATCAACCA TCAATAGCGGCACCAGCACGTATCCAGGTTACGGCTGCGCATCTGCAAACCTGTGTGCAGCTGCTTTAAGCCTGGGTTCTCTACCTTTCATGCAGAGCGTTGGTACAGTATCAGGTGTTGCCTGTTCTGCAGCACCAACTACAACTGCTgccccaactacaactaca